In Deltaproteobacteria bacterium, one genomic interval encodes:
- a CDS encoding M23 family metallopeptidase: MLAGILIGCLAVIAAAPALAAPDGMVSIAVSTSAPALGDPVVVEVAANGAVDNLVLRWKGAAWPMREAAPGRYEGLIGVDLDDSEGPAVVAAEGFLDGARFRAEAELMISPRKFAVQELTLPKGMAEFDNATQRRIEAEAAELSRRFSRVTPLRWRTPFLPPVEEYRPANFGARRVINGDPRMPHSGVDIRLPAGTPVRAIADGQVAFAGEQFFGGRSVVIDHGGGVFSVYYHLKEFFVAEGQGISRGDRIGSVGATGRATGPHLHFGVRVPGGRVDPTRLLALPGR, encoded by the coding sequence ATGCTGGCCGGTATTCTCATCGGGTGCCTCGCGGTGATCGCCGCCGCGCCTGCGCTCGCCGCGCCGGACGGGATGGTGTCGATCGCCGTTTCGACCAGCGCCCCGGCGTTGGGCGATCCCGTGGTCGTGGAGGTTGCGGCGAACGGGGCCGTCGACAACCTGGTCCTCCGGTGGAAGGGCGCGGCCTGGCCGATGCGGGAGGCCGCCCCGGGACGGTACGAGGGGTTGATCGGCGTGGACCTCGACGATTCGGAAGGACCGGCGGTGGTGGCGGCGGAAGGGTTCCTCGACGGGGCGCGGTTCCGGGCGGAGGCGGAGTTGATGATCTCCCCGCGGAAGTTCGCCGTGCAGGAACTGACCCTTCCGAAGGGGATGGCGGAATTCGACAACGCGACGCAGCGTAGGATCGAGGCGGAGGCGGCGGAGCTTTCCCGGAGGTTCTCCCGGGTGACCCCCTTGCGCTGGCGGACCCCGTTCCTTCCGCCGGTGGAGGAGTACCGTCCCGCGAACTTCGGCGCGCGCAGGGTGATCAACGGCGATCCCCGGATGCCGCACTCCGGCGTGGACATCCGCCTGCCCGCGGGGACGCCGGTCCGGGCGATCGCCGACGGGCAGGTCGCCTTCGCGGGCGAGCAGTTCTTCGGCGGGCGATCGGTGGTGATCGATCACGGCGGCGGGGTCTTCAGCGTCTACTATCACCTGAAGGAGTTCTTCGTCGCGGAGGGACAAGGGATCTCCCGGGGGGATCGGATCGGGTCGGTCGGCGCCACGGGGCGGGCGACCGGGCCGCATCTGCATTTCGGCGTGCGGGTTCCGGGCGGGCGCGTCGATCCCACCCGCCTGTTGGCCCTTCCGGGCCGGTGA
- the xseB gene encoding exodeoxyribonuclease VII small subunit, producing the protein MAGKGKEPSFEEALKGLEAVVERLESGEPPLEESIRLFEEGMRLSETCRKRLDEADRKIELLLRKPGGVSRETVEEDDILGKEE; encoded by the coding sequence ATGGCGGGTAAAGGGAAGGAGCCTTCCTTCGAGGAGGCGTTGAAGGGACTCGAAGCCGTCGTGGAACGGCTCGAGTCGGGGGAGCCTCCCCTCGAGGAGTCGATCCGCCTGTTCGAGGAGGGGATGCGCCTCTCCGAGACGTGCCGAAAGCGCCTCGACGAGGCCGACCGGAAGATCGAGCTCCTCCTGCGGAAGCCGGGGGGCGTCTCCCGGGAGACCGTGGAGGAGGACGATATCTTGGGGAAGGAAGAGTGA
- a CDS encoding polyprenyl synthetase family protein: MTAADTIARLRGLVEGSLAGTLSFEASRIPSPLREAMEYSLMAGGKRVRPVLLLSAGLAVGGEEGELLPFACAVEYIHTYSLIHDDLPAMDDDDFRRGKPTSHKVFGEGTAILAGDALLTDAFRVMAHSPLAQADPGKAVRAIADLAWAAGGGGMVGGQQMDLSAAPGSSTAAEVDEIELRKTAALLASCARMGAILGGGSPAQVNALGEYGTRLGLLFQVTDDILDETGSFEEMGKGIAKDRARGKWTYPVAHGMPAAIERASELERAALAAVSTFGAEADPLRELVGMVRNRRH, translated from the coding sequence GTGACGGCGGCCGACACGATCGCCCGCCTGCGCGGATTGGTCGAGGGGAGCCTGGCCGGAACCCTCTCTTTCGAAGCGTCCCGGATCCCGTCCCCCCTCCGGGAGGCGATGGAATACTCCCTGATGGCGGGGGGGAAGCGCGTGCGGCCGGTTCTGCTCCTGTCCGCCGGCCTGGCGGTGGGAGGAGAGGAAGGCGAGCTGCTCCCGTTCGCCTGCGCGGTCGAGTACATTCACACGTACTCGCTGATCCACGACGACCTGCCGGCGATGGATGACGACGACTTCCGGCGGGGGAAGCCGACCTCCCACAAGGTGTTCGGCGAGGGGACGGCGATCCTGGCCGGCGACGCGCTGCTGACGGACGCGTTCCGGGTGATGGCGCACTCCCCCCTGGCGCAGGCCGACCCGGGAAAGGCGGTGCGGGCGATCGCCGATCTCGCGTGGGCGGCCGGTGGGGGCGGGATGGTGGGCGGCCAGCAGATGGACCTGTCCGCCGCGCCCGGGAGCTCCACGGCGGCCGAGGTCGACGAGATCGAGCTGCGGAAGACCGCCGCGCTCCTCGCCTCCTGCGCGCGGATGGGGGCGATCCTCGGCGGCGGTTCCCCGGCGCAGGTCAACGCGCTGGGGGAGTACGGCACGCGGCTGGGTCTCCTCTTCCAGGTCACCGACGACATCCTCGACGAGACGGGGAGCTTCGAGGAGATGGGGAAGGGGATCGCCAAGGATCGGGCGCGGGGGAAGTGGACCTACCCCGTGGCCCATGGGATGCCGGCCGCGATCGAGCGGGCCTCGGAGCTCGAACGGGCGGCGCTCGCCGCGGTTTCGACGTTCGGGGCGGAAGCCGATCCGCTCCGGGAACTCGTCGGCATGGTGCGGAACAGGAGGCACTAA